A region of Zeugodacus cucurbitae isolate PBARC_wt_2022May chromosome 5, idZeuCucr1.2, whole genome shotgun sequence DNA encodes the following proteins:
- the LOC128921911 gene encoding uncharacterized protein LOC128921911, whose translation MAREVKVNCASVAIFAILLLTQNLGCSEAKRALNNNRKSGSGRTPSSAGHVTKPSYPTQSGSSAGNSHADIAKLSYPGYNSQPNRPASAPGGGATNTQPIGWNVPKSQGPPAPATNVHTPITATNTHGVQSSYPGGTYNSPGATYHSPGSIPPGATYHSPGSLPAGATYHSPGSLPAGATYHSPGSIPPGATYHSSVPAGANVYSSPAHMPGGYYPAGGSHYPSAGVPAGATYVAPGAALPPGAVLYSQPPQQTSSGLGFGSGLAAGAIGGAILGHVLTPTHTRVESAPAAAAGQSGSNDDKIIIINNGPPGSVTTTNANGATVITTGVVGENATQPMPGPVPAAAPADPAVPNVPLAPMGDNNAAQPSPPPVPAPGAVPAEVAAGAALQPAPEQPPPGGIICVPVHINETDPNDNTKMVEVEKIACYPAPPPSAPVAGAEMNGTAPVMPPAGEGSAPLAPINPVTAASQQLQAIPTQTPLLPDNASAKTSGAVAWLNSMATVLLPLFVAFFGMH comes from the exons ATGGCGAGGGAGGTGAAAGTGAATTGCGCATCGGTCgctatatttgcaattttattgcttACACAAAATTTAGGCTGCAGCGAAGCTAAGCGCGCTTTGAACAACAATCGAAAATCCGGTAGTGGACGCACACCTAGTAGTGCAGGACATGTGACCAAACCGAGCTATCCGACACAAAGTGGCAGCAGTGCAGGTAACTCGCACGCAGATATTGCCAAATTGAGCTACCCAGGATATAATTCGCAACCAAATCGCCCAGCTTCGGCTCCAGGTGGTGGCGCAACAAATACACAACCCATAGGATGGAATGTGCCGAAATCGCAAGGTCCGCCAGCTCCGGCAACCAATGTACACACTCCAATAACGGCCACTAATACACATGGTGTGCAGAGCTCTTATCCTGGAGGCACTTATAATTCTCCTGGCGCAACATACCATTCACCTGGATCGATTCCACCTGGTGCAACGTACCATTCACCTGGTTCGCTGCCAGCTGGTGCAACATACCATTCACCTGGTTCGCTACCAGCTGGTGCAACTTACCATTCACCTGGATCAATTCCACCTGGTGCAACATACCATTCATCGGTACCTGCAGGAGCAAATGTATATTCATCGCCTGCACATATGCCAGGTGGTTATTATCCTGCTGGTGGCAGTCATTATCCTTCGGCTGGTGTACCAGCTGGTGCTACATACGTAGCTCCTGGTGCTGCACTTCCTCCAGGTGCTGTACTCTATTCACAACCGCCACAACAAACTTCGTCAGGATTAGGATTTG GTTCTGGTTTGGCTGCTGGCGCAATTGGTGGAGCAATCCTTGGACACGTGCTTACGCCAACACATACGCGTGTCGAATCAGCACCAGCTGCCGCCGCTGGACAATCTGGCAGCAACGATGACAAAATCATCATTATTAATAATGGTCCACCCGGTTCGGTGACTACAACCAATGCTAACGGTGCCACGGTCATCACAACAGGTGTCGTTGGTGAAAACGCCACACAACCCATGCCTGGCCCAGTACCCGCCGCTGCACCAGCTGATCCCGCAGTACCCAATGTACCGCTTGCACCCATGGGCGATAATAACGCAGCACAACCATCACCACCACCAGTACCAGCACCAGGTGCTGTACCCGCAGAAGTTGCTGCTGGCGCCGCTCTACAACCCGCTCCCGAACAGCCTCCACCAGGCGGCATAATTTGTGTGCCAGTGCACATTAATGAAACCGATCCAAACGATAACACCAAGATGGTTGAAGTCGAGAAAATTGCCTGCTATCCAGCACCGCCACCGTCAGCACCTGTAGCTGGTGCTGAGATGAACGGTACTGCGCCAGTTATGCCACCAGCTGGCGAAGGCAGCGCACCATTGGCACCAATTAACCCTGTCACTGCAGCTTCACAACAATTGCAAGCAATTCCAACGCAAACACCTTTGTTGCCGGACAATGCTTCAGCAAAAACAAGTGGTGCTGTGGCATGGCTCAATTCGATGGCAACGGTGTTGTTGccattatttgttgctttttttggaATGCATTAA
- the LOC105216263 gene encoding rabphilin-3A, with the protein MDFQSHNNTSGNKFVCPSDRQLALRAKLRAGWSSSKSNEPLRPDEQAAIISVIRRNEEIEIAERQRVGRLVERVEKIKQRAVERGPNCCRLCGDTFGLLRSTRIICEDCKKAVCAKCSVDINIRYHTSDRTREIWLCRICSETREMWKKSGAWFFKGLPNYDAPSSTNSTPTHQTASGGAMSDVLLPPRGAQSCNSTPTRNVRVKKLTIHVDDSSSSEEDTNGGGGGGGDVVDGAISAVTATAPLTTARTPNRNSFTADVSPPAATRMQREDSFRLRTFGSIRSFIDSGERKLSNSFFANRQTSRTESNQPDYDTISTASTVTSVNNRRESNSNYTRRSSVSSSWSISGESSSGNSANTSNHVPNHNQVNLHCRELLGWLEVAVSYRESVHSLDCIMVRARDLPAMDAAGLTDPYCKVNLVTPEGMTKYSRWLRTKTVHKTRNPEFNETLQFVGVEPEELNGSSLYVAIFDDDKYGHDYLGGAKIALSPVHNTNQYRISVPLGGEDRFSNEAELSQEWPHGKILISLCYNTKRRALVVNVKQCINLIPMDNNGSSDPFVKLQLKPDSHKNKKYKTGVKWRTLNPIYREEFYFESSPHDLNKQTLIITVWDKDIGKSNDFLGSLVIGYNSKGERLQQWLDCIKLPDHFHEKWHCLSGEHPTH; encoded by the exons ATTACGCGCTGGATGGAGCAGCTCGAAGAGCAACGAACCACTACGACCCGATGAACAAGCCGCTATTATTTCCGTCATCCGCCGTAATGAGGAGATCGAGATTGCGGAGCGACAGCGCGTTGGCCGACTAGTCGAGCGTGTGGAGAAAATTAAACAACGCGCCGTCGAACGTGGTCCAAACTGTTGTCGTCTCTGCGGCGATACATTTGGACTGCTGCGTTCGACACGCATCATTTGTGAGGACTGCAAGAAGGCGGTGTGCGCCAAGTGTAGCGTCGACATTAATATACGCTATCATACCAGTGATCGTACGCGTGAAATATGGTTGTGTCGCATCTGTTCGGAGACACGTGAAATGTGGAAAAAGTCGGGTGCATGGTTTTTCAAAGGGCTTCCCAATTATGACGCACCGAGCAGCACAAATTCGACACCCACACATCAGACGGCAAGTGGCGGCGCCATGTCTGATGTGTTGCTGCCGCCGCGTGGCGCACAAAGTTGTAACAGCACACCCACGCGCAATGTGCGCGTCAAGAAGCTAACAATACATGTCGATGATAGTAGTAGTTCGGAAGAGGATACAAATGgaggtggtggcggtggtggtgatGTTGTGGACGGCGCCATTAGCGCTGTGACTGCAACAGCGCCGTTGACAACAGCACGCACACCAAATAGAAATTCTTTCACAGCTGATGTGTCACCACCGGCGGCGACGCGTATGCAACGTGAGGATAGTTTTCGTTTGCGCACTTTCGGTTCCATACGCAGTTTCATTGATAGCGGTGAGCGCAAACTTTCCAACTCATTCTTTGCCAATCGGCAGACATCCCGAACCGAGAGTAATCAGCCCGATTATGATACCATATCAACGGCGTCGACTGTCACCTCGGTGAATAATCGACGTGAGAGCAACAGTAATTATACGCGTCGCAGCTCCGTCTCCTCATCTTGGTCGATCAGCGGCGAAAGTTCTTCGGGCAATTCGGCGAACACGAGTAATCATGTGCCCAATCACAATCAAGTTAATTTGCATTGTCGCGAATTGCTCGGTTGGCTCGAAGTGGCCGTTAGCTATCGCGAGAGCGTACATAGTCTGGACTGTATAATGGTAAGAGCACGTGATCTGCCCGCTATGGATGCGGCGGGCTTAACAGATCCCTATTGTAAGGTGAATCTGGTAACACCCGAAGGTATGACCAAATATTCACGTTGGTTGCGCACCAAAACAGTGCATAAAACGCGTAATCCGGAATTTAATGAAACGCTGCAATTTGTGGGTGTCGAACCGGAAGAACTAAACGGTTCGTCGCTGTATGTAGCGATATTCGATGATGATAAGTACGGTCATGACTACTTAGGAGGCGCTAAAATTGCGCTCTCGCCG GTGCATAATACCAATCAGTATCGCATATCGGTGCCCTTGGGTGGTGAGGATCGTTTTAGCAATGAAGCGGAATTGTCACAGGAGTGGCCACATggcaaaattttgatttcactcTGCTATAATACAAAACGACGTGCTTTAGTGGTGAATGTGAAGCAATGCATCAATTTGATACCGATGGACAACAATGGCAGCTCGGATCCATTTGTAAAGCT ACAACTAAAACCTGattcacataaaaataaaaaatacaaaaccggTGTCAAATGGCGCACACTAAATCCGATATATCGCGAAGAGTTCTATTTCGAGTCGAGCCCACATGATCTGAATAAACAAACGCTGATCATAACCGTTTGGGATAAGGACATTGGCAAGAGTAATGATTTTCTCGGCAGTTTGGTAATCGGTTACAACAGTAAGGGCGAACGTTTGCAGCAGTGGCTGGACTGCATAAAATTACCGGATCATTTTCATGAGAAATGGCATTGTTTATCAGGGGAGCATCCAACACATTAA